In Saccharolobus solfataricus, a genomic segment contains:
- a CDS encoding acyl-CoA dehydrogenase family protein, with translation MSEKELFIQSLREFLNRDVEKIVNKIDKEDYYPRDLVRKLGELGFLIPLTSGLSNYDMMIILEEIAKVSGSLALIADAQGELAGEMIRLYANERQKKEFMEPLSKGEIIGSFALTEPSGGSDIGSMKTLAEKRNGSWIIKGHKMWITQGLYADVFITVAKTGSSRRDLSVFIVPRSNCVETRKIEVMGNRGTGTAEVIFHNCEVSNDYVVGEVNNGWNMVNSVLEIGRLAISGIAIGLAEAALEEAFKWAKSRFAFGNSIYDFQGIRWYFADAIAKLNAVKSMAKDVSSKFDENSKDKGVYVSMLKLLSANIANEVIDISLQVFGGMGYAKGTNIERIYRDARLLRIGEGTDEVQRHIIAKYIEQYGIPYI, from the coding sequence ATGAGCGAAAAAGAGCTCTTTATACAATCATTAAGGGAGTTTCTAAACAGAGATGTTGAGAAGATAGTGAATAAAATAGACAAAGAAGATTACTACCCCAGAGATTTAGTTAGAAAGCTTGGAGAGTTAGGCTTTCTAATCCCTTTAACTAGTGGTCTATCAAACTACGACATGATGATTATTTTAGAAGAGATTGCAAAGGTTAGCGGGTCTTTAGCATTAATTGCTGATGCTCAAGGAGAGTTAGCCGGTGAGATGATTAGATTGTATGCAAATGAAAGGCAAAAGAAGGAGTTTATGGAACCATTGAGTAAGGGAGAAATTATAGGTAGTTTTGCCTTAACTGAACCTTCAGGTGGAAGCGATATAGGTTCCATGAAGACTCTCGCTGAGAAAAGAAATGGATCGTGGATAATAAAGGGACATAAGATGTGGATAACTCAAGGGCTTTACGCTGACGTTTTCATCACAGTAGCGAAAACGGGTTCATCTAGACGTGATTTATCAGTTTTTATAGTGCCCAGAAGTAATTGCGTTGAGACTAGAAAAATAGAAGTCATGGGTAATAGGGGAACTGGGACCGCTGAGGTAATCTTTCATAATTGCGAAGTGTCAAACGATTACGTTGTTGGGGAGGTGAATAATGGGTGGAACATGGTCAACTCAGTATTAGAAATAGGTAGGCTTGCTATCTCAGGTATTGCAATAGGTTTGGCTGAGGCGGCTTTGGAAGAAGCTTTTAAGTGGGCTAAATCAAGATTTGCATTTGGGAATTCGATTTATGATTTTCAAGGGATAAGATGGTATTTCGCAGATGCCATAGCTAAACTTAACGCAGTTAAGTCAATGGCTAAGGATGTCAGTAGTAAGTTCGATGAGAATTCAAAGGATAAGGGAGTTTACGTCTCAATGTTAAAGTTATTATCTGCAAATATTGCTAACGAAGTAATAGACATCTCCTTACAAGTATTCGGTGGTATGGGTTACGCTAAGGGAACTAACATAGAACGAATATATCGTGATGCTAGACTACTTAGGATAGGTGAGGGAACTGATGAAGTACAGAGGCACATTATAGCTAAATATATTGAACAGTATGGAATACCGTATATCTAG
- a CDS encoding thiolase domain-containing protein — protein sequence MGTFLNRIAIIGLGWYGFKPTTHEVSFREMVFEAASRAYKDAGGINPRSDVDSFISCQEDFWEGISIADEFAPDQMGGAMRPTMTVAGDSLQGLAHAAMHINSGVANVVSIEAHSKVSDILTFSDLEKFAMDPIYIRSINPPNFHFIAGLDAVKFMHRKGITREDLALVVEKNKKAGLSSPRASFASNISAVDVMKKNYVVYPLSELDIAPFVDGAIVIVVADEEVAKKLKKDDYLVVKGIGFATDSSNLETAELGKANYMKIASDMAYKMAGVETPRRYFDAVFVDDRYSYKELQHLEGLRVSEEPSKDLREGNFSPQGEVPVNPLGGHMAKGVPLEASGFSLLLDAIEYIKQGKGERAVVASWRGIPTLTGSVVVVEKP from the coding sequence TTGGGGACTTTTTTGAATCGAATCGCAATAATAGGCTTAGGTTGGTACGGCTTCAAGCCTACGACTCATGAGGTCTCGTTTAGGGAAATGGTTTTTGAGGCTGCATCGAGAGCATATAAAGATGCAGGGGGTATAAATCCTAGAAGCGATGTTGACTCCTTTATATCTTGCCAAGAGGATTTCTGGGAGGGAATATCAATAGCAGATGAATTCGCACCAGACCAAATGGGGGGTGCAATGAGACCCACAATGACTGTAGCTGGAGATTCTCTTCAAGGATTAGCCCATGCGGCAATGCATATCAATTCCGGTGTAGCTAACGTAGTGTCAATTGAAGCCCATTCTAAGGTAAGTGATATACTAACATTTAGTGACCTGGAGAAATTCGCAATGGATCCAATATACATCAGATCCATTAATCCACCAAATTTCCACTTTATTGCAGGGTTAGATGCTGTAAAGTTCATGCATAGAAAAGGGATAACAAGAGAAGATCTGGCATTAGTAGTGGAGAAAAATAAGAAAGCTGGACTCTCATCTCCTAGAGCTTCTTTTGCCAGTAATATATCTGCTGTAGACGTGATGAAGAAAAATTATGTAGTTTACCCTCTTAGTGAATTAGATATTGCGCCTTTTGTGGATGGAGCAATAGTCATAGTAGTTGCTGATGAGGAAGTCGCTAAAAAGCTTAAAAAAGATGATTATCTAGTAGTCAAGGGAATAGGATTCGCGACAGATTCTTCAAACTTAGAAACTGCAGAGCTAGGAAAGGCAAATTACATGAAGATAGCCTCTGATATGGCATATAAAATGGCTGGAGTTGAGACGCCTAGAAGGTATTTTGATGCCGTTTTCGTTGATGATAGATATAGTTACAAAGAATTACAGCACTTGGAGGGATTAAGAGTTTCTGAAGAACCATCAAAGGATTTAAGGGAAGGTAATTTCTCTCCTCAAGGAGAAGTTCCTGTAAATCCATTAGGGGGACATATGGCTAAAGGAGTTCCTTTAGAAGCTTCCGGTTTTTCATTATTGCTAGACGCGATAGAGTATATTAAGCAAGGGAAGGGTGAAAGAGCTGTAGTCGCGTCTTGGCGTGGAATTCCCACGCTTACTGGATCAGTCGTGGTGGTGGAAAAGCCATGA
- a CDS encoding AMP-binding protein has product MSWKIYSLDQIKALAKFSMENPEAFWRDKANYVSWFRQPEKILEGEPPYEKWFVGGTLNISYNAIDRHLPDKKDKVAFYWTNERLDSFRSISFQDLYQEVNKAAYVLSELGVKKGDTVSMLMPNIPEAVYFSLATHRLGAILIIHYVGLSEETVAYRFNDCGSKVLIVASKTFRNGNEIRIKDFVDKVLESHTTPIQKVLTVPRGYSDFNVNGKRDVVYDGVKPKGKVYVKPVEVEANEPATVYYTSGTTGRPKGLYHSNGGYVIALNWAFKAIFNPTENDVWWTVSELGWPVWPMANLYTIPVMGIPGVLFEGYVGYKRDLFSRVIERYNVSLVWSSTTTLYTLKSLGEESVKSGDTSSLRMILNTGEPLNVGAWMWLNQNLPQVKIADAYWMTEHLSPVGATPYGIGEIPFKAGSAGIQFPGGTYFLIVDDEGKPLPPKQKGYIVLKPLNPALAKMWNDPNYEKIKEKYWSRFPGYFYTGDYGYVDEDGYLFVLGRADDVIRAEGERIGTLEVESVIVTHPNVAEAAVIGQGGNIIAFVVPRQGVEVGDALRNDIKNYCRNAGYIVDKVVFVKRLPKTKSGKIMRRLLKAILANENPGDVSTLDDIRIMEELKEALKSLS; this is encoded by the coding sequence ATGAGTTGGAAAATATATTCTCTAGATCAGATTAAAGCACTGGCAAAATTCTCCATGGAAAATCCAGAAGCCTTCTGGCGGGATAAGGCTAATTACGTAAGTTGGTTTAGGCAACCAGAGAAAATACTTGAGGGAGAACCACCATACGAGAAATGGTTCGTCGGAGGAACACTTAATATATCCTATAATGCCATAGATAGGCATTTACCAGATAAGAAAGATAAGGTGGCATTTTATTGGACCAATGAGAGATTAGATAGTTTTAGGTCAATATCCTTTCAAGATCTTTATCAAGAAGTAAACAAGGCAGCCTATGTCTTAAGTGAATTGGGCGTGAAAAAAGGCGATACGGTATCCATGCTAATGCCTAATATACCAGAAGCTGTATACTTCTCCTTAGCAACACACAGACTGGGGGCAATTCTAATAATACATTATGTAGGTTTGAGCGAGGAAACAGTGGCATATAGGTTTAATGATTGCGGTTCAAAAGTATTGATTGTTGCTTCAAAGACGTTTAGGAATGGAAATGAGATAAGAATTAAGGATTTTGTGGATAAAGTTTTGGAATCTCATACTACACCCATACAGAAAGTCTTGACAGTGCCGAGGGGATATTCAGATTTTAATGTTAATGGGAAAAGGGATGTTGTGTATGATGGTGTGAAACCTAAAGGGAAAGTTTACGTTAAACCAGTGGAAGTTGAGGCTAACGAGCCAGCGACAGTTTATTACACGTCTGGAACTACGGGAAGACCTAAGGGATTATACCATAGTAATGGAGGGTATGTGATAGCACTCAATTGGGCTTTTAAGGCAATATTTAACCCAACAGAGAATGACGTTTGGTGGACTGTTTCAGAATTAGGTTGGCCAGTATGGCCAATGGCAAATTTATACACGATACCAGTAATGGGAATACCTGGTGTGCTTTTTGAGGGATATGTTGGTTATAAAAGGGATCTATTCTCGAGAGTAATTGAGAGATATAATGTAAGCCTAGTTTGGAGTTCTACCACAACTCTTTACACTCTCAAGAGTTTAGGAGAGGAGTCAGTTAAGAGCGGAGATACATCAAGCTTAAGAATGATTCTTAATACAGGAGAACCTTTAAACGTTGGAGCGTGGATGTGGTTAAATCAGAATCTTCCTCAAGTTAAGATAGCAGATGCGTACTGGATGACAGAGCATTTATCGCCAGTTGGTGCAACTCCTTACGGAATCGGCGAAATTCCCTTTAAGGCAGGTTCCGCTGGTATACAATTCCCAGGAGGAACATATTTCTTAATTGTTGACGATGAGGGAAAACCATTACCTCCTAAGCAAAAGGGATATATAGTGTTAAAACCGCTTAACCCAGCCTTAGCTAAAATGTGGAATGATCCCAATTACGAGAAGATAAAGGAGAAGTATTGGTCTAGGTTCCCAGGATACTTCTACACTGGAGATTACGGTTATGTTGATGAGGATGGATATCTGTTCGTGCTGGGAAGAGCTGATGATGTAATAAGAGCTGAAGGGGAGAGGATAGGAACACTTGAAGTTGAAAGTGTAATAGTAACTCATCCCAACGTGGCCGAAGCTGCCGTAATAGGTCAAGGCGGTAACATAATAGCGTTTGTAGTCCCAAGACAAGGGGTTGAGGTTGGTGACGCACTCAGAAATGACATTAAGAACTATTGTAGGAACGCTGGTTACATAGTTGATAAAGTAGTGTTTGTGAAGAGACTGCCTAAAACCAAAAGCGGGAAGATAATGAGAAGGCTACTAAAGGCTATCCTAGCTAACGAGAATCCAGGTGATGTATCAACATTGGACGATATAAGGATAATGGAGGAACTTAAGGAGGCGTTGAAGAGCCTAAGCTAA
- the hpaD gene encoding 3,4-dihydroxyphenylacetate 2,3-dioxygenase yields the protein MINTLRTSHVCIRVSDLDKARYFYSELLGFVETEKDGDYIYLRGIEEGQHHSLILKKANSAGLSYIGFRVSKGEELDKAREELENLGHKVRKFREKGINEALLFESPEGIPILLYYDMEYVGDLRLAFHRHRGVSPVRLAHVNYMVKDLERELEFFKRFMGYYETERFLDKDGNLAVVWLTRRGDSHEIAIAKSSKNVPGFHHETYYVHDVKDVIKAPDILASVGLWDSIERGPGRHGVTEGYYIYLRDFDKNRIEFFTNDYVVLDPDKWKPIVWTYDQLRYRSDFWGRPIPQSWLTEWVAVEDISTGQLKGWSG from the coding sequence ATGATCAACACTTTACGTACATCTCATGTGTGTATAAGAGTTAGCGATTTGGATAAGGCGAGATACTTCTACTCAGAACTCTTAGGATTTGTGGAGACAGAAAAGGATGGCGATTATATTTATTTGAGAGGGATTGAGGAAGGTCAGCATCATAGCTTAATACTAAAAAAGGCCAACTCGGCTGGTTTATCGTATATAGGCTTTAGGGTAAGTAAAGGAGAGGAATTAGATAAGGCCAGAGAAGAATTGGAAAACCTAGGTCATAAGGTTAGGAAATTTAGGGAAAAGGGTATTAATGAAGCTCTATTATTTGAATCCCCCGAAGGAATCCCAATACTTCTATACTATGACATGGAGTATGTAGGCGATTTAAGATTAGCATTTCATAGGCATAGGGGAGTGAGTCCAGTCAGGTTAGCCCACGTAAATTATATGGTTAAGGACTTGGAGAGAGAATTGGAGTTCTTTAAGAGATTCATGGGTTACTATGAGACTGAGAGGTTCTTGGATAAGGATGGGAATTTGGCAGTAGTGTGGTTAACTAGAAGAGGGGATTCACACGAAATAGCAATAGCGAAGTCAAGTAAAAACGTTCCGGGATTTCACCATGAGACGTATTACGTTCATGATGTAAAAGATGTCATTAAAGCCCCAGATATTCTAGCCTCAGTGGGATTGTGGGATAGTATAGAAAGGGGTCCCGGTAGACATGGTGTAACTGAGGGTTATTATATTTATTTGAGAGATTTTGATAAAAATAGAATTGAGTTCTTCACCAACGATTACGTGGTTCTGGATCCGGATAAGTGGAAACCAATAGTTTGGACCTATGATCAATTAAGGTATAGAAGTGATTTTTGGGGAAGGCCGATTCCTCAATCTTGGTTAACTGAATGGGTTGCCGTGGAGGATATTTCCACGGGTCAATTAAAGGGGTGGTCTGGATGA
- a CDS encoding MFS transporter: MAEKAAVKAGEAIARMDRIPIWGLSYIFIGILGIGFLFTFYDIFDINVSFIQTALTLFHVSNPTSPQIPALLGPIVLLNLVGYIIGALILSPISDVIGRRRMLMITMIITGLGSLYNALANNYVNFLVARTITGIGVGADLAIVNTYIGEVAPINGRARYTSLVFLFSTLGATLGIWLGLFLTTPSAPFPLGLPFALGGSGFFAVNGWRVMYGIGALLALIGLLLRFSLPESPRWLISKGKLTEAERIVEVMEKKATGKLGNLPPLPNIIQPYIAERYSYLDALKTIFSSSLYIKRFGILVSMWLFGYMTVYTLAAGLTSVLASLGFAPPEAGMIAAIGVIGFILVPITTFFVGDRLERKTWTVISVVFTIIGGLLIAIAGTNIALSFLGSIILFYGFNLWVPTSYAWTAESFPTRARSTGFALCDGVGHIGGGIGIIAISSFIGSLIASGVTTALAIEVFLLIALFQVISTIIAIAIGHRSANKRLDEVSP, translated from the coding sequence ATGGCAGAAAAGGCTGCAGTAAAAGCAGGGGAAGCGATTGCTAGAATGGATAGAATCCCAATATGGGGACTTTCATATATTTTTATAGGAATATTAGGTATAGGGTTTCTCTTCACATTTTATGACATTTTCGATATAAATGTATCATTTATACAAACGGCATTAACGCTATTTCACGTTAGCAATCCAACTTCTCCTCAGATTCCAGCATTACTAGGCCCCATAGTCCTATTAAACCTAGTAGGGTATATAATAGGAGCCCTTATACTTTCTCCAATATCTGACGTAATAGGCCGGAGGAGGATGCTAATGATAACTATGATCATTACAGGCCTTGGCAGTTTATATAACGCATTGGCGAATAATTATGTTAATTTTTTAGTAGCAAGGACCATAACTGGTATTGGTGTTGGTGCTGATTTAGCAATAGTTAATACTTATATTGGAGAAGTAGCTCCCATTAACGGAAGGGCTAGATACACTAGTCTAGTATTCTTATTTTCAACACTAGGCGCAACACTAGGCATATGGTTAGGATTGTTCTTAACAACGCCCTCTGCTCCATTTCCTCTTGGATTACCGTTTGCACTTGGTGGAAGTGGGTTCTTTGCGGTTAATGGATGGAGAGTAATGTACGGGATAGGTGCGTTATTGGCTTTAATAGGATTGCTCTTAAGGTTTAGCTTACCTGAATCTCCAAGATGGTTAATATCTAAGGGTAAATTAACTGAAGCTGAAAGGATAGTTGAGGTGATGGAGAAGAAAGCTACTGGCAAGTTAGGTAATCTCCCACCATTACCCAATATAATTCAGCCTTATATTGCAGAGAGGTATTCCTATTTAGATGCATTAAAGACCATATTTAGTTCCTCACTTTATATAAAGAGGTTTGGAATACTTGTCTCAATGTGGTTATTTGGTTATATGACCGTCTATACCTTGGCAGCTGGTTTAACATCTGTATTAGCCTCACTGGGATTTGCTCCACCAGAAGCTGGAATGATTGCGGCAATAGGTGTTATAGGTTTCATATTAGTTCCTATAACAACCTTCTTTGTTGGAGATAGACTTGAAAGAAAGACGTGGACAGTCATTTCAGTAGTCTTCACAATAATTGGGGGATTATTAATAGCTATAGCTGGTACTAACATAGCATTATCTTTCCTAGGATCTATAATTCTCTTTTATGGTTTTAATTTATGGGTTCCAACATCATACGCTTGGACTGCTGAGAGTTTTCCGACTAGGGCTAGGAGTACTGGTTTCGCCTTATGTGACGGTGTAGGTCATATAGGGGGTGGGATAGGGATTATTGCAATTTCCTCTTTCATAGGTTCTCTGATAGCTTCTGGGGTCACTACAGCTTTGGCAATAGAGGTATTTTTGCTAATAGCCTTATTCCAAGTAATTTCAACAATAATTGCAATAGCAATAGGACATAGGTCTGCTAATAAGAGATTGGATGAGGTTTCACCCTAA
- a CDS encoding 4-hydroxyphenylacetate 3-hydroxylase family protein produces MIRRGTDYIKSIKENPPVVYYEGEVVKDVTEHSAFKIPISTVAKYYDLHWDEKYKEYLRVYNLDVGEETSISFLRPKNKKDLGKLRDGLVKIYDYYRGFFGRSPDYLNLWTMVFYAHAEDYFGKQFGSKFMENAIEIYKEATKRDLFYTHAIVAPMYDRSRPPSQWEDPYIQVGIVEEKPEGVVVRGAAMICTAGPYAEMLWYLPNVRRDSDPRYAIYFSIPTNTKGVKFLSRRGFQPREGGEFEYPISSRFEESDAVLVLDNVLIPWERIIFFKKPELIEDLMWHTVQLRGWFNWHFVIQHYSRLKFLAGLAIAIAEASGTSNFINVQEKIGEILIYVALNEAALYASVERAQELPNITRPDPYISISASHFNMKTVPRANEILRSISAGSSIPIPAGIKDFENPEERKLLDKYMAMKGLDALERVKMFNLLWDVIGSEAGMRYEQYDRFSRGDPTIRWAQTYTEVFKDRKHEFVKLVKDIIDQMPNPKA; encoded by the coding sequence ATGATAAGAAGGGGAACAGATTACATAAAAAGTATAAAGGAAAACCCACCAGTAGTTTACTATGAAGGAGAAGTAGTAAAGGATGTTACAGAACATTCAGCATTTAAAATACCGATATCTACTGTTGCGAAATATTATGATCTACATTGGGATGAGAAATATAAGGAGTACCTAAGGGTTTATAACCTTGATGTGGGAGAGGAAACTAGCATAAGTTTTCTAAGACCTAAAAACAAGAAAGATTTAGGCAAATTAAGGGATGGCCTAGTAAAGATATATGATTACTATAGGGGATTCTTCGGTAGAAGTCCAGACTACCTAAACTTATGGACAATGGTATTCTATGCACACGCTGAGGACTACTTTGGAAAACAGTTCGGTTCAAAGTTCATGGAAAATGCGATTGAAATTTACAAAGAAGCTACAAAGAGAGATTTGTTCTATACCCACGCAATTGTGGCCCCAATGTACGATAGATCTAGACCACCTTCTCAATGGGAAGATCCATACATTCAAGTGGGAATAGTTGAGGAAAAACCAGAAGGTGTAGTAGTAAGAGGAGCCGCAATGATATGTACCGCCGGTCCTTATGCGGAGATGTTATGGTATCTACCAAATGTCAGAAGAGATAGTGATCCTAGATATGCAATATACTTCTCTATCCCAACAAACACTAAAGGAGTTAAGTTCTTGTCTAGAAGGGGGTTCCAGCCTAGGGAAGGAGGAGAATTTGAATACCCAATATCTTCTAGATTTGAGGAATCCGATGCAGTTTTAGTGTTAGATAACGTCCTAATTCCTTGGGAAAGGATAATATTCTTCAAGAAGCCTGAGTTAATCGAAGACCTAATGTGGCATACCGTTCAGTTAAGGGGATGGTTTAACTGGCACTTCGTAATTCAACATTATAGCAGGTTAAAATTCCTTGCTGGTTTAGCTATCGCCATTGCTGAAGCTTCTGGCACCAGTAATTTCATTAACGTTCAAGAAAAGATAGGTGAGATACTGATATATGTAGCTCTAAATGAGGCAGCCCTCTATGCATCAGTTGAAAGAGCCCAAGAATTGCCCAATATTACTAGACCAGATCCCTATATTTCCATTTCAGCCAGTCACTTCAACATGAAGACAGTTCCCAGAGCAAATGAGATATTAAGGTCAATTAGTGCAGGATCATCAATACCTATACCTGCTGGTATTAAAGATTTTGAAAATCCCGAGGAAAGAAAATTATTGGATAAGTACATGGCAATGAAAGGTCTTGATGCCCTAGAAAGAGTTAAGATGTTTAACCTACTGTGGGACGTTATAGGATCTGAAGCAGGGATGAGATATGAACAATATGATAGGTTCAGTAGGGGTGATCCCACAATAAGATGGGCTCAAACTTATACTGAGGTATTCAAGGATAGAAAGCACGAATTCGTCAAATTGGTTAAGGATATAATCGATCAGATGCCTAATCCTAAAGCTTAA
- a CDS encoding helix-turn-helix domain-containing protein has protein sequence MINLIKHVDIVVSHEDCWTSHMPFTAYTINLEVYPHKNYLRSRILIDSMENKVISNLMKTHRSVIKVMKVDRFKGGTYVDFLNKYKGSIAGVLYDKEVLILGNLIEGKDEKWSFVTSSKNLREILTEIESLGKVKRVETTDFNPILYPNLTEWEKKVLTVSYSYGYLDYPRRATADELAKLLGISKVTFLYHLRNAQRKLIAFSIKNILA, from the coding sequence ATGATTAACTTGATTAAACATGTAGATATAGTTGTAAGCCATGAAGATTGTTGGACTTCACACATGCCATTTACCGCATATACTATTAATTTAGAAGTTTATCCACATAAGAACTATTTAAGGAGTAGGATTCTTATCGATTCAATGGAAAATAAGGTTATATCAAACTTAATGAAAACACACAGAAGCGTTATAAAGGTTATGAAGGTAGATAGGTTTAAGGGAGGAACTTATGTGGATTTTTTAAATAAATACAAGGGATCAATAGCTGGGGTCCTCTACGATAAGGAAGTGTTGATTCTGGGTAATCTCATAGAAGGTAAAGACGAAAAATGGTCATTTGTAACTTCCAGCAAAAATCTTCGAGAGATTCTTACTGAGATCGAAAGTTTAGGAAAGGTGAAAAGAGTGGAGACAACTGACTTTAACCCAATTCTCTACCCTAATCTGACTGAATGGGAAAAGAAAGTGCTTACGGTATCCTATTCCTATGGTTATTTAGACTATCCCAGAAGAGCAACTGCCGATGAATTAGCTAAGCTATTAGGAATAAGTAAAGTAACGTTCCTCTATCATTTGAGAAATGCCCAAAGGAAGTTAATTGCGTTTTCCATAAAAAACATTTTAGCTTAG
- a CDS encoding flavin reductase family protein, with product MSETIRNIMRLFPLGIVVVTTKWSDNLVGMTVNTFNSLSLNPPLVMFTADKTKGNDVPFIESNGFIVNFVDDEKIFNTFAFKPIKERFKEAKFFEGLDGIPVLADSYAYMEVKKYKTIDIGDHTIVVGEVINGKIVRDNFSPLVYYNRNYWKLCR from the coding sequence ATGAGCGAGACGATAAGGAATATAATGAGATTATTTCCACTAGGAATAGTAGTAGTTACAACTAAATGGAGTGATAATTTAGTAGGAATGACGGTCAACACATTTAATTCGCTTTCTTTAAATCCACCATTAGTTATGTTTACCGCAGATAAAACTAAGGGTAATGATGTACCTTTTATCGAGAGTAATGGTTTTATAGTAAATTTTGTCGATGACGAAAAAATCTTCAATACATTTGCCTTTAAGCCCATAAAGGAGAGATTCAAGGAGGCAAAGTTCTTCGAAGGTTTAGATGGAATACCCGTATTGGCTGACAGTTACGCTTACATGGAAGTTAAGAAGTATAAGACTATTGATATTGGTGATCACACCATTGTAGTTGGTGAGGTAATTAATGGAAAGATTGTTAGAGATAATTTCTCACCCTTAGTCTATTACAATAGAAATTATTGGAAGTTATGTAGATAA
- a CDS encoding thiolase domain-containing protein has translation MKVNIHLNKRVAIIGAGLTLFRRRLLETPQEIAWEAASKALDEAGLELKDIDCVVIGSAPDAFDGVNLKGEYLSHGAGGIKKPVSRVYVGGATGVMTAITGWYHVASGLCQKVLAVAEEKMSPARPHPQSIFRYIWDPILEKPLNPNLIWIFAMEMHRYMATYGIKKEEIALVSVKNKRNAINNPYAQLGSNITVEDVLKSEVLVWPVQLLDVSPVSDGGAAIVLASEDVARRYTDTPVWVEGVGWTLDNTEWPARDLAYARYVEFAARMAYKMAGIERPNKEIDVAEPYDPFDYKELHHLEALQLAKRGEAPKLLKEGVFDIDGDIPSSPSGGLLGVGNPIAAAGLMKVISIYWQLKGIAGKMQVKRPVHTGVAQAWGDLMQAGTVIVLRN, from the coding sequence ATGAAGGTAAATATTCATTTAAATAAAAGGGTTGCAATAATAGGAGCTGGCTTAACTCTATTTAGGAGAAGACTACTAGAAACTCCACAAGAAATAGCATGGGAGGCTGCAAGTAAGGCACTGGACGAAGCTGGACTAGAGTTAAAGGATATCGACTGTGTCGTTATTGGAAGTGCACCAGATGCTTTTGATGGGGTTAACCTAAAGGGTGAATACTTATCACATGGTGCTGGAGGAATCAAGAAGCCAGTAAGTAGAGTTTATGTGGGTGGTGCTACTGGAGTTATGACTGCAATAACAGGCTGGTATCATGTCGCCAGTGGGTTGTGCCAGAAAGTATTGGCTGTAGCTGAGGAAAAGATGAGTCCAGCTAGACCTCATCCACAATCAATATTCAGATATATATGGGATCCAATTTTAGAAAAGCCCTTGAATCCTAATCTGATATGGATATTCGCAATGGAAATGCACAGATATATGGCAACTTATGGAATTAAAAAAGAGGAGATTGCACTAGTCTCTGTAAAGAACAAAAGGAATGCAATAAACAACCCATACGCACAACTAGGTTCAAATATAACAGTAGAAGACGTACTAAAGAGTGAAGTCTTAGTTTGGCCAGTTCAACTCTTAGATGTTAGCCCAGTTAGTGATGGCGGGGCAGCGATTGTATTGGCCTCAGAAGACGTTGCAAGAAGGTACACTGATACACCGGTATGGGTTGAAGGTGTTGGATGGACCTTAGATAATACGGAATGGCCTGCCAGAGATTTAGCCTATGCTAGATATGTGGAATTCGCAGCTAGAATGGCTTATAAGATGGCTGGGATTGAGAGGCCAAATAAGGAAATAGATGTTGCTGAACCATATGATCCGTTTGATTACAAAGAACTACATCATTTAGAGGCATTACAATTAGCTAAAAGGGGAGAAGCTCCAAAATTATTAAAGGAGGGAGTATTCGACATTGATGGCGATATACCCAGTAGTCCTAGTGGAGGTTTACTGGGAGTGGGTAATCCTATTGCAGCTGCTGGCTTAATGAAGGTTATAAGTATATATTGGCAACTTAAGGGGATTGCTGGAAAAATGCAAGTTAAGAGACCAGTACATACTGGCGTAGCCCAAGCTTGGGGAGATTTAATGCAAGCGGGTACGGTTATAGTTTTACGTAATTGA